In Gemmatimonadota bacterium, a single genomic region encodes these proteins:
- a CDS encoding molybdopterin oxidoreductase family protein → MINAETSAATDTIVRGACPHDCPDTCATLVTVRDGEAIRIQGDSEHPFTAGFLCAKVNRYLERTYHRDRLTHPLRRVGPKGEGRFEQVSWEVALSEIARRLAEIANSPDGPQAILPYSYAGTMGLLQGSSVDRRFFHALGASRLDRTICATAGRVGMMMTVGANIGADGEGVPECDLVLLWGTNTLTSNPHLWPHILKARERGAHVVAIDPVRSRTAEQCDEWLGIRPGTDAALALAIMHVLFAEGMQDDDYLARYTLGADELRERVQEWSPERAAPITGLDASTIRDLARRYGRARSAFVRINYGLQRHAGGGMAVRTIACLPAVTGHWRHPGGGVQLSTSANFRFNAQALERPDLHPDVRTINMIRLGEALTTPDAGVGGPPVRALVVYNSNPADVAPDRNAVLRGLAREDLFTVVLEQFQTNTADWADFVLPATTQLEHWDVHLAYGHHYATLNRPAIAPLGEAKPNTEVFRQLGRRMGLDPALFEDDDEQLVRVALDSTHERMHGVTFEQLMAHGWVRLNIPSPYTPYANGGFLTPSGKCEFRSARLAAMGLDPLPTYTPPYELPETAPELAARFPLSLISSPRHYFLNTTFVNVDSLRKRAEPECVMHPRDAERRGLVSGRRVVVHNDRGHFAVVLRVDEGVREGVVWAPSIWWGKFSPDGQNANATTSQRETDLGHGPVFYDNLVEVSATD, encoded by the coding sequence GTGATCAACGCTGAGACGAGCGCCGCGACCGACACGATCGTCCGCGGCGCATGCCCGCACGACTGTCCCGATACCTGCGCGACCCTCGTGACCGTGCGCGACGGGGAGGCGATCCGGATCCAGGGCGACTCGGAGCACCCCTTCACCGCTGGGTTCCTCTGCGCGAAGGTGAATCGCTATCTGGAGCGCACGTATCATCGCGACCGGCTCACGCACCCGCTTCGCCGGGTGGGCCCCAAGGGTGAGGGGCGATTCGAGCAGGTCTCCTGGGAGGTGGCGCTGTCGGAGATCGCGCGCCGCCTAGCCGAGATCGCGAACTCGCCGGATGGCCCGCAGGCGATCCTGCCGTACTCGTACGCCGGGACGATGGGGCTGCTGCAGGGGTCGAGCGTGGACCGGCGCTTCTTTCACGCGTTAGGCGCCTCCCGCCTCGACCGCACCATCTGCGCGACCGCTGGCCGGGTGGGGATGATGATGACCGTGGGCGCCAATATCGGCGCCGATGGCGAAGGGGTCCCCGAATGCGACCTGGTCCTCCTCTGGGGGACCAATACGCTCACCTCCAACCCCCACCTCTGGCCGCACATCCTCAAGGCACGGGAGCGGGGCGCCCACGTCGTCGCCATCGACCCGGTGCGGTCGCGCACGGCGGAACAGTGCGACGAGTGGTTGGGGATACGCCCCGGGACTGACGCGGCGCTCGCGCTGGCGATCATGCACGTCCTGTTCGCCGAGGGGATGCAGGACGACGACTATCTGGCCCGCTACACCTTGGGCGCCGACGAACTGCGCGAACGGGTGCAGGAGTGGAGCCCGGAGCGCGCCGCCCCCATCACCGGGCTCGACGCGAGCACGATTCGCGACCTTGCGCGCCGCTACGGTCGGGCGCGCTCGGCCTTCGTGCGGATCAACTACGGCCTCCAGCGACACGCCGGCGGGGGGATGGCGGTGCGCACCATTGCCTGCCTCCCGGCGGTCACCGGGCACTGGCGCCACCCCGGTGGCGGCGTGCAACTGTCCACCAGCGCGAACTTCCGCTTCAATGCCCAGGCGCTGGAACGCCCCGACCTGCATCCCGACGTCCGGACCATCAACATGATCCGGCTGGGCGAGGCGTTGACGACGCCGGACGCCGGCGTGGGGGGGCCACCGGTGCGGGCGCTCGTCGTGTACAACTCCAACCCCGCGGACGTCGCCCCCGACCGCAACGCGGTCCTGCGGGGCCTCGCGCGCGAGGACCTCTTCACGGTGGTGCTCGAACAGTTCCAGACCAACACCGCCGACTGGGCCGATTTCGTCCTCCCGGCGACCACGCAGCTGGAGCACTGGGACGTGCACCTGGCCTATGGCCATCACTATGCGACGCTCAACCGCCCGGCCATCGCCCCGTTAGGCGAAGCGAAGCCGAACACGGAGGTCTTCCGGCAGCTGGGACGGCGAATGGGTCTCGACCCCGCACTCTTTGAGGACGACGATGAGCAGCTGGTGCGCGTGGCGCTCGATTCGACGCACGAGCGCATGCACGGGGTGACCTTCGAGCAGCTCATGGCGCACGGGTGGGTTCGGCTAAACATCCCCTCGCCGTACACGCCGTACGCCAACGGCGGCTTCCTGACGCCGAGCGGCAAGTGCGAGTTCCGGTCGGCACGCCTCGCGGCGATGGGGCTCGACCCGCTCCCGACGTACACGCCGCCGTACGAGCTCCCCGAAACCGCCCCCGAACTCGCCGCCCGCTTTCCGCTCTCGCTCATCTCGTCGCCGCGGCACTACTTCCTCAATACGACGTTCGTGAACGTCGATTCTCTGCGGAAGCGTGCCGAGCCGGAGTGCGTGATGCACCCACGCGACGCGGAGCGGCGGGGGTTGGTGAGCGGACGCCGTGTGGTGGTGCACAACGACCGTGGGCACTTCGCCGTGGTGCTGCGCGTGGACGAGGGGGTGCGCGAGGGGGTCGTGTGGGCGCCGTCGATCTGGTGGGGGAAGTTCTCGCCCGACGGCCAGAATGCGAACGCGACGACGTCGCAACGTGAGACCGACCTGGGGCACGGGCCGGTCTTCTACGACAACCTGGTCGAGGTCAGCGCGACCGACTGA
- a CDS encoding folate-binding protein YgfZ: MSHDPSPPGATPPEPAPAAAAASAIDAVRDYGDVAGEYSALRHDPAHGPVGGAILVDRSYRSRGTFAGPKARDVITGLVTNDVLALAPGAGCYAAALTPKGKILSDARILVRDDDVLVDVPPRAAAGWWGMVRKYVNPRLSRYADITASTVDLSVYGTRAHAVVAAALGVPWESLADMAPFAHRQLVALGHTLQLIRVPDLQLEGFAIIAPIAARDTLWASLRASGAHPAGLDAFEIARIEAGRPEWGIEMDDATLAQEANMEELHAVSFTKGCYTGQETVARVHFRGHVNRHLRGLRFDEAHMLTRGSGLRDAAGKSVGDVRSAVISPRLGGVALAMVRREIEVDSEVEVVAAESTVRARVVALPFPLG; encoded by the coding sequence ATGAGCCACGATCCATCACCGCCAGGCGCAACGCCTCCGGAGCCAGCGCCTGCCGCTGCAGCGGCTTCGGCCATCGACGCCGTCCGCGACTACGGCGACGTCGCGGGCGAGTACTCGGCCCTTCGGCACGACCCGGCGCACGGACCGGTCGGTGGCGCCATCCTCGTCGACCGCTCGTACCGCTCGCGTGGGACCTTTGCCGGGCCGAAGGCGCGCGACGTCATCACGGGGCTCGTCACCAACGACGTGCTGGCGCTCGCCCCCGGCGCGGGGTGTTACGCGGCCGCCCTGACGCCGAAGGGGAAGATCCTGAGCGACGCCCGCATCCTCGTGCGTGACGACGACGTTCTCGTCGACGTGCCGCCGCGTGCCGCCGCAGGATGGTGGGGGATGGTGCGCAAGTACGTGAACCCACGCCTCTCGCGGTATGCGGACATCACGGCATCGACCGTGGACCTCAGCGTGTACGGGACGCGTGCCCACGCTGTCGTAGCGGCCGCGCTGGGGGTGCCGTGGGAGTCACTCGCGGACATGGCGCCCTTTGCCCACCGACAACTCGTGGCGCTGGGGCACACGTTGCAGCTGATCCGCGTCCCGGACCTGCAGCTCGAGGGATTCGCGATCATCGCCCCGATCGCCGCGCGCGACACGCTCTGGGCGTCGCTCCGCGCGAGCGGCGCGCACCCGGCCGGACTCGACGCCTTCGAAATCGCGCGGATCGAGGCGGGGCGTCCGGAGTGGGGGATCGAGATGGACGACGCCACACTGGCGCAGGAAGCCAACATGGAGGAGCTCCACGCGGTCTCGTTCACCAAGGGATGCTACACGGGACAGGAGACGGTCGCGCGCGTGCACTTCCGCGGGCATGTCAACCGTCACCTGCGCGGCCTTCGCTTCGATGAAGCGCACATGCTGACGCGCGGGAGCGGGCTGCGCGACGCGGCGGGCAAGTCGGTCGGCGACGTGCGCAGCGCCGTCATTTCGCCCCGCTTGGGGGGCGTGGCGCTGGCGATGGTCCGGCGCGAGATCGAGGTCGACAGCGAGGTCGAAGTCGTCGCGGCCGAGTCGACGGTGCGGGCGAGGGTCGTCGCGCTGCCGTTCCCGCTCGGCTAG
- a CDS encoding HAD hydrolase-like protein, whose amino-acid sequence MPHRVIDAVLMEFDGVLADTAAARRDAMLTVLAEEGITLSHTDYRDRCAGLPTPEAVRGALARCGVTLDETGVELLALRVDRAFTAHVSKGLMLADGAREAVERLAARARLGIVTRAGRRDVEFVLSLAQLDHLFACVIGAEDVYPAKPSPAPYLAAMRRLERRRPVPSDGVVVALEDSSHGIRSARGAGLRCIAVGDLPAHVAMEAEAVIPAITRLDIAAIEHLVARGGERFA is encoded by the coding sequence ATGCCTCATCGAGTGATTGATGCCGTGCTGATGGAATTCGACGGGGTGCTGGCCGATACCGCCGCCGCGCGCCGTGACGCCATGCTGACCGTGCTCGCCGAGGAGGGGATCACGCTGTCGCACACGGACTATCGCGATCGCTGCGCGGGGCTGCCGACCCCTGAGGCCGTGCGTGGGGCGCTGGCACGCTGTGGCGTGACGCTGGACGAGACGGGGGTCGAACTGCTGGCGCTGCGCGTCGATCGCGCCTTCACCGCGCACGTGAGCAAGGGGTTGATGCTCGCCGATGGGGCACGCGAGGCCGTGGAGCGACTGGCCGCGCGCGCGCGACTCGGCATCGTGACCCGTGCCGGACGCCGCGATGTGGAATTCGTCCTCTCGCTCGCGCAGCTGGATCACCTCTTCGCCTGCGTGATCGGGGCAGAAGACGTCTATCCCGCGAAGCCGTCCCCCGCCCCATATCTTGCCGCCATGCGACGACTGGAACGCCGTCGCCCGGTTCCGAGCGATGGTGTGGTCGTCGCGCTGGAGGACTCGAGCCACGGGATCCGATCGGCCCGTGGGGCGGGGCTGCGGTGCATCGCGGTCGGAGACCTCCCCGCGCACGTGGCGATGGAGGCCGAGGCGGTCATTCCCGCCATCACCAGGCTCGACATCGCCGCCATCGAGCACCTTGTTGCCCGCGGGGGAGAACGCTTCGCATGA
- a CDS encoding 4Fe-4S dicluster domain-containing protein gives MSSVLPTTRPCAIPDTPLARALPGIDNCVHCGFCLQACPTYLALNDENDSPRGRIVLMRALVEGDLALDDPSVQTHIDRCLGCRGCESACPSGVPYGQLLEATRATMAMQRPLPLVARLILGVFARPWALRVALVMGRLTRAVGLSRLLSGLDGRLGFAFAMLQSTEPPVAAGRYAARGDGSRGTVAVLHGCVMEGLFAHTNRATERVLTVNDYRLVDARGEGCCGALHAHAGDVEAARALARRNISAFEASGADLVAVNASGCGAMMKEYGHLLQDDPTWHARAVALAARVRDVSELLAAAGPKRGGALPLSVTYDAPCHLVHAQRITAPPMAVLAAIPSLALTPLADADQCCGSAGIYNLVEPETSDAVLAPKLARIADTRAALVATGNPGCLMQIGAGLSRSGSATRVVHPVDLLDASYARRDT, from the coding sequence ATGAGCAGCGTCCTCCCGACGACTCGCCCCTGCGCCATCCCGGACACGCCGCTTGCACGGGCGTTGCCGGGAATCGATAACTGCGTCCATTGCGGCTTCTGCCTGCAGGCGTGCCCGACGTATCTGGCGCTCAACGACGAGAACGACTCTCCCCGCGGACGCATCGTCCTCATGCGCGCCCTGGTGGAAGGCGACCTTGCCCTCGACGACCCCTCGGTGCAGACGCACATCGATCGCTGCCTGGGGTGCCGCGGATGCGAGAGCGCGTGCCCGAGCGGCGTCCCCTACGGCCAGCTGCTCGAGGCCACGCGCGCCACCATGGCGATGCAGCGCCCGCTCCCGCTGGTGGCGCGCCTCATCCTCGGCGTCTTCGCGCGCCCGTGGGCGCTGCGCGTGGCACTCGTCATGGGGCGACTGACACGCGCCGTGGGACTCTCGCGCCTCCTCTCCGGCCTCGACGGTCGACTGGGCTTTGCCTTCGCGATGTTGCAGTCGACGGAGCCACCCGTGGCGGCAGGGCGCTACGCGGCTCGCGGCGACGGATCGCGCGGCACGGTGGCCGTGCTGCACGGCTGCGTCATGGAGGGGCTCTTCGCCCACACCAACCGCGCTACCGAGCGCGTGCTGACCGTCAACGACTACCGCCTGGTGGATGCGAGGGGCGAGGGGTGCTGTGGCGCGCTGCACGCGCACGCGGGTGACGTCGAGGCGGCACGCGCGCTCGCCAGGCGCAACATCTCGGCCTTCGAGGCCTCCGGCGCCGACCTCGTGGCGGTCAACGCCTCGGGGTGCGGCGCGATGATGAAGGAGTACGGGCACCTCCTGCAGGATGATCCGACCTGGCACGCGCGCGCCGTCGCGCTGGCCGCGCGCGTCCGCGACGTGAGCGAGCTGCTCGCCGCGGCCGGCCCGAAACGCGGCGGGGCGCTGCCGCTCTCGGTCACGTACGACGCCCCGTGCCACCTCGTGCACGCCCAGCGCATCACCGCGCCGCCGATGGCGGTGCTGGCGGCGATCCCGTCGCTGGCGCTCACCCCGCTGGCCGACGCCGATCAGTGCTGCGGCAGTGCGGGGATCTACAACCTCGTGGAACCCGAGACGTCCGACGCCGTGTTGGCCCCCAAGCTGGCGCGCATCGCCGACACGCGCGCGGCGCTCGTCGCCACGGGAAACCCGGGGTGCCTGATGCAGATCGGCGCCGGGCTGTCTCGCAGCGGGAGCGCCACCCGTGTGGTGCACCCGGTCGACCTGCTCGACGCCTCGTACGCGCGGCGCGACACCTAA
- a CDS encoding FAD-binding oxidoreductase, translating into MTASDASPVHAGAPRDTRDVADAVRDADASRTGLRIRAGGTWMEAGTPVAPGLRTLDVGALRGIVEYVPGDLTLTARASTTLAEIDEATRPHAQWLPLDPFAAPGATLGATLATASWGPLSGSIGLPRDLTIGLEFVDGRGIVVRGGGRVVKNVAGFDLVRLTVGAWGTLGIITEVSVRLRARPPRECTLALDAPRAPEALAPLLRTLRDAPLTPLALELVDGALARRLDVGNEATILVRLAGNDAALAAQRTLVESLGITHEVPTECWGRLQGSLPPGAYTIRASRRPSELAALWHDLGRCVAVIPGAYRQATLERGIVRLIVPADAALALHGQLAGLAERWHLIGEQLPAESWGLLPGEANARLASNVRQAFDPRHLLNPGLVTPASTA; encoded by the coding sequence ATGACGGCGTCCGATGCATCCCCGGTTCACGCCGGTGCCCCGCGCGATACCCGCGATGTCGCCGACGCCGTGCGCGACGCGGACGCCTCACGGACGGGGTTACGCATTCGTGCCGGTGGCACCTGGATGGAGGCCGGCACGCCGGTCGCTCCGGGACTGCGCACGCTCGATGTGGGAGCCCTCCGCGGCATCGTGGAGTATGTCCCGGGCGACCTGACCCTGACGGCGCGCGCGAGCACCACGCTCGCCGAGATCGACGAGGCGACGCGGCCGCACGCGCAGTGGCTCCCACTCGACCCGTTCGCCGCACCGGGCGCCACGCTGGGCGCGACGCTGGCCACCGCGTCGTGGGGGCCGCTGAGCGGGTCGATCGGCCTCCCGCGCGACCTCACGATCGGCCTCGAGTTCGTGGACGGGCGCGGCATCGTGGTGCGCGGTGGCGGTCGCGTGGTGAAGAACGTCGCCGGCTTCGACCTGGTGCGGCTGACGGTAGGCGCCTGGGGGACGCTCGGCATCATCACCGAGGTGAGCGTGCGCCTGCGCGCGCGACCACCACGGGAGTGTACGCTCGCCCTCGACGCTCCGCGGGCGCCCGAAGCGCTGGCCCCGCTCCTGCGCACGCTGCGCGACGCCCCGCTCACGCCGCTGGCACTCGAGCTGGTCGATGGGGCGCTCGCGCGGCGGCTCGACGTCGGGAACGAGGCGACGATCCTGGTGCGCCTCGCGGGGAATGACGCCGCGCTCGCCGCGCAGCGAACGCTCGTGGAATCGTTAGGGATCACGCACGAGGTTCCCACCGAGTGCTGGGGGCGGCTGCAGGGATCGTTGCCACCGGGCGCGTATACCATCCGTGCCTCGCGACGCCCCTCGGAACTGGCCGCCCTCTGGCACGACCTGGGACGCTGCGTCGCCGTCATCCCGGGCGCGTATCGGCAGGCCACGCTCGAACGAGGGATCGTTCGGCTCATCGTCCCCGCCGACGCCGCCCTTGCGCTGCACGGGCAACTGGCGGGGCTCGCCGAGCGTTGGCATCTCATCGGGGAGCAACTGCCGGCTGAGAGCTGGGGACTGCTCCCAGGCGAGGCCAACGCGCGCCTCGCGTCGAACGTGCGCCAGGCATTCGACCCACGGCACCTGCTGAACCCCGGACTCGTGACTCCCGCTTCGACGGCATGA
- a CDS encoding FAD-binding protein, translating to MNRESLGRTLAAIVGERQVLQRPSELLVYTSDGLPGYRHHPALAVFPRTRDELIAVVRLLAREQVAFVPRGAGTGLSGGALAEGTVLLGLNRLTRVVSVDAENRLAVVEPGVVNVHLTRAVAPLGLHYAPDPSSQAACTIGGNVAENAGGPHCLKYGVTLNHVVALTVILPDGEIVSLGSADGEVPGYDLLGTFVGSEGCFGVALDVTVRLSRNPQAVRTLLADFTSLDAAARATSSIIAAGIVPAALEMMDQATIAAVEASIYAAGYPVDAAAVLLLELDGLAAGIDEDADRLRTICLDGGAREVRVARDEAERTRLWQGRKKAFGAMGRVSSHLVVQDAVIPRTRLPEVLRAIARIGEREQLTVCNVFHAGDGNLHPNIPYNANDPEESARVHRAMKAIMQTCVDAGGSVTGEHGIGLDKLDYMPLIFTPESLDAMCRLRDAFDPERRANPGKVVPVHSCREWMQTPVLR from the coding sequence GCGAGTCGTTAGGCCGGACGCTGGCCGCCATCGTGGGTGAGCGCCAGGTGCTGCAGCGCCCGAGCGAGCTACTCGTTTACACCTCCGATGGGCTCCCGGGGTATCGCCATCACCCGGCACTCGCCGTCTTCCCGCGCACGCGCGACGAACTGATCGCCGTCGTCCGCCTGCTCGCGCGCGAACAGGTCGCCTTTGTCCCGCGCGGCGCCGGCACCGGACTCTCGGGTGGGGCGCTCGCCGAGGGCACGGTCCTGCTTGGCCTCAACCGGCTCACGCGCGTGGTGTCGGTGGACGCCGAGAATCGGCTGGCGGTGGTGGAACCCGGGGTCGTGAACGTGCACCTGACGAGGGCGGTCGCGCCACTCGGCCTGCACTACGCCCCCGACCCGTCGAGCCAGGCCGCGTGCACCATCGGCGGCAACGTGGCCGAGAACGCGGGGGGCCCGCACTGCCTCAAGTACGGGGTGACGCTCAACCACGTCGTCGCGCTCACGGTCATCCTTCCCGACGGCGAGATCGTCTCGTTAGGGAGCGCCGATGGCGAGGTGCCCGGCTACGACCTGCTCGGCACCTTCGTCGGAAGCGAGGGATGCTTCGGTGTCGCGCTCGACGTGACGGTGCGCCTGTCGCGCAATCCGCAGGCGGTGCGCACGCTCCTCGCCGACTTCACCAGCCTCGACGCCGCCGCGCGCGCCACCTCATCGATCATTGCCGCCGGCATCGTACCGGCGGCGCTCGAGATGATGGACCAGGCCACGATCGCGGCGGTCGAAGCCTCGATCTATGCCGCCGGCTACCCGGTGGATGCCGCCGCCGTCCTGCTGCTGGAGCTGGACGGACTGGCCGCAGGCATCGATGAGGACGCCGATCGGCTGCGGACCATTTGTCTCGACGGTGGGGCGCGCGAGGTGCGCGTCGCGCGCGACGAGGCGGAGCGCACTCGGCTCTGGCAGGGACGGAAGAAGGCGTTCGGCGCGATGGGACGCGTCTCGTCGCACCTGGTGGTGCAGGACGCCGTGATCCCTCGCACGCGGTTGCCGGAGGTGCTGCGCGCCATCGCCCGCATCGGCGAACGGGAGCAGCTCACCGTGTGCAACGTGTTTCACGCCGGCGACGGCAACCTGCACCCCAATATCCCGTACAACGCCAACGACCCGGAGGAGAGCGCGCGCGTCCACCGGGCGATGAAGGCGATCATGCAGACGTGCGTCGACGCCGGCGGCAGCGTGACCGGTGAGCACGGCATCGGACTCGACAAGCTGGACTACATGCCCCTCATCTTCACCCCCGAGTCGCTGGACGCGATGTGCCGATTGCGCGACGCCTTCGACCCGGAGCGACGTGCGAATCCGGGGAAGGTCGTCCCGGTGCACTCCTGCCGTGAGTGGATGCAGACCCCGGTGCTCCGATGA